A DNA window from Chryseobacterium scophthalmum contains the following coding sequences:
- a CDS encoding aminotransferase class IV, whose product MSQFIESIKVEDQELFLLEFHQKRVNETFAHFGKEGSIDLEKIFKDLQHDEDGLYKLRLVYDLDKKFRTMMMPYAIPEIQDFQLVENNSYDYSFKFEDRKELEKMKMKSKAEEIIIVKNNHITDTSFSNILFQKGKDWFTPSTYLLNGVQRQYLLKKKKIKEAEITLQNIKEFSHFQLINAMNDFDDMFIYPIHKITNLPGNDDYLDI is encoded by the coding sequence ATGTCCCAATTCATTGAAAGTATTAAAGTAGAAGATCAGGAATTGTTCCTGTTGGAGTTTCACCAGAAACGCGTGAACGAGACTTTCGCCCATTTTGGGAAAGAAGGTTCTATTGATTTGGAGAAGATTTTTAAAGATCTTCAACACGACGAAGACGGTTTATACAAACTGCGACTTGTTTATGACCTTGATAAAAAATTCAGAACGATGATGATGCCTTATGCGATTCCTGAAATTCAGGATTTTCAGTTGGTTGAAAATAACAGTTATGACTATTCTTTTAAGTTTGAAGATCGCAAAGAGCTTGAAAAAATGAAGATGAAGTCTAAAGCTGAGGAAATTATTATCGTAAAAAATAATCACATCACAGATACTTCATTTTCAAATATATTATTCCAAAAAGGAAAAGATTGGTTTACGCCATCCACTTATCTTTTAAACGGGGTGCAAAGACAATATCTTTTGAAGAAAAAGAAAATAAAAGAAGCCGAAATTACTTTGCAGAATATCAAGGAATTCTCACATTTTCAATTGATTAATGCAATGAATGATTTTGATGATATGTTTATTTATCCGATTCATAAAATCACCAATCTTCCGGGGAATGATGATTATTTGGATATTTAA
- a CDS encoding aminodeoxychorismate synthase component I — MFSANHQKFIEMDELSHQKVPFFFIIDFLVDQVEIFTENEIEKEGLLIDFQSFSNVEKQENLDKKIELKSFPESLESFKKGFDHVQKNIRQGNSYLTNYTRKTRIETNLNLGEIFHHSSAKYKVLYKDFFVFFSPETFVKIVDDKIQTYPMKGTIDASLENAAEILKNDKKEKAEHYTVVDLLRNDLSMVADDVKVDKFQYIDFLKTKQKDLYAMSSEISGNLKPEFKGKVGSIMKKLLPAGSILGAPKPKTLEIILEAEGFDRGFYTGVCGWFDGKDLDSCVMIRFIEKEGDQLYFKSGGGITHMSKLEDEYQEMKNKIYVPIH, encoded by the coding sequence ATGTTTTCAGCGAATCATCAAAAATTTATTGAAATGGACGAACTTTCACATCAGAAAGTTCCCTTTTTCTTTATTATAGACTTCCTGGTTGATCAGGTAGAAATCTTCACAGAGAATGAAATTGAAAAAGAAGGTTTATTGATTGATTTTCAAAGTTTTTCGAATGTGGAAAAGCAGGAAAATTTAGATAAGAAAATAGAATTAAAATCATTTCCCGAATCACTGGAAAGCTTTAAAAAAGGTTTCGATCACGTTCAGAAAAATATTCGTCAGGGAAATTCTTATCTTACCAACTACACCCGGAAAACCAGAATTGAAACAAATCTCAACCTGGGAGAAATTTTTCATCATTCTTCTGCAAAATACAAGGTTTTATATAAAGATTTTTTCGTATTTTTTTCTCCTGAAACTTTCGTAAAGATTGTTGATGATAAAATTCAGACCTATCCGATGAAAGGTACGATTGATGCTTCTTTAGAGAATGCTGCAGAAATTTTGAAAAATGATAAAAAAGAAAAGGCAGAACATTATACTGTGGTCGATTTGCTTAGAAATGATTTAAGTATGGTTGCAGATGATGTGAAAGTTGATAAATTCCAGTATATTGATTTTCTGAAAACAAAACAGAAAGATCTGTATGCGATGAGTTCTGAAATTTCAGGAAATTTAAAACCTGAGTTTAAAGGAAAAGTAGGAAGTATCATGAAAAAACTTTTACCTGCAGGTTCTATTTTAGGAGCGCCAAAACCTAAAACTTTAGAAATTATCCTTGAAGCGGAAGGTTTCGACAGAGGTTTTTATACCGGAGTTTGCGGTTGGTTTGATGGAAAAGATCTAGACAGTTGTGTAATGATTCGTTTTATCGAAAAAGAAGGCGATCAGCTGTATTTCAAAAGCGGTGGCGGAATTACGCACATGAGCAAGTTAGAAGACGAGTATCAGGAAATGAAAAACAAAATTTATGTCCCAATTCATTGA